Genomic DNA from Gemmatimonadales bacterium:
CAGCTCCGCTTCGAGAACCGCGGAAGCTCGCTCTCACCCGACCAGCAGGCCGCCCAGTACGGGCCCGAGCTCTGGCGCCGGAATGCCGACGCCTGCTGCCGCCTGCGCAAGGTCGAGCCGATGCGCCAGGCCCTCGCCGGCGTGGACGTGTGGGTGACCGGCCTGATGCGGAGCCAGTCAGCCTCCCGCGCCGCCATCCGGGTGGTCGAATGGGACTGGCAGTACCAACTGATCAAGGTCAACCCGCTCGCCGGGTGGGACCGCCAGCGGGTGTGGGATTACATCAGGCAGCACGACGTGCCCTACAACGAGCTGCACGAGCGGGGCTACCCATCGATCGGCTGCACCCACTGCACCATCGCGGTGCTGGGTGCGTCGCCGACCCATTACTCCCGCGCCGGCCGCTGGTCCGGGACCAGCAAGACCGAGTGCGGGCTCCACACCAACGGCCTCGAGCTGGTCAGGAAGGAGGCCTGATGACCCCTAGAGTCACCGCGGAATCGAAGGTCGAGGTCGCCAAGCGGGAGGGGAGACATCTTCGCGGCACCATCGGGGAGACGCTCGCCTCCGAGGCCGCCCGCTTCGGCGAGGACGACGTCAGCCTGCTCAAGTTTCACGGGACGTATCAGCAGGACGACCGCGACCTCCGCCGGGCGCGGGAGACCGCCGGCGAGGGCAAGGCCTACAGCTTCATGGTGCGGGTCGCCATTCCCGCTGGCGCCGTCACCGCCGAGCAGTACCTCGGTCTGGAGGAGATCGCCGACCAGCATGGCAACTACACCCTCCGGGTCACTACCCGCCAGGGATTTCAGTTCCACGGCGTCCTCAAGGGCGACCTCAAGGCCACCATCGCGGGGGTGAACCAGAAGCTGCTCACTACCATCGCCGCCTGCGGCGACGTGGAGCGCAACGTGATGGGCTGTTCCGCACCGTTGGGCGACGCCGATCACGCGGCCGTCCGCGAGGTGGCGAGTGCGATCGCCCGCGAGCTCCGCCCCGCCACCCGCGCCTACCACGAGATCTGGCTGGACGGCGAGAAACAGATCTCCACCGAAGAGGAGGAGCCGTTCTACGGCGACCGCTACCTGCCGCGGAAGTTCAAGACCGCGGTGGGCCTGTCGAACGACAACTGCGTCGACATCTGGTCTCAGGACGTCGGACTGCTCGCCATCGTCTCCGATGGCCGGCTGCAGGGATTCAACCTCCTGGTGGGCGGCGGGCTCGGCATGACCCACAACAAGGGCGATACCGCTGCCCGACTGGCCGAGCCCCTCGGCTTCGTGCCGATCCTCAACGGGGTCGAGGCGGTGCGCATCGTGGCGGCCATTTTCCGCGATCACGGCAACCGGGCCGACCGGCGGCACGCGCGGCTCAAGTACCTGCTCGCGGAGTGGGGCATTCAGCGGTTCAGGGAAGAGTTCCAGCGGCGTGCCTCGTTCCGGCTCGGCCCCGCGGTGGCGCTCCCTCCGCTGCCGTTCCACGATCATCTCGGCCGGCACCGGCAGAACGACGGACGCTTGTTCTATGGCGTCTTCATTCAGAGCGGGCGCATCGTGGACACGCCGGGTCACGCGCTCAAGACGGCGTTGCACGAGATTGTCACCCGGCTCCGGCCGGGCGTGCGGCTGACGGGGCAGCAGAACCTGCTGCTCACCGATCTCGACGCGGATGGTATCGAGACGGTGGCGCGGATCCTCCAGGCCCACGGCGTGGCGCTGCCGACCGCGCTCTCCGCGGCGCGTCGCTTCTCCATGGCCTGCCCCGCGCTCCCGACCTGCGGCCTGGCGGTGGCCGAGTCGGAGCGCGCCATCCCCGGCATTCTCGACGAGTTCGAGGCGGAGCTCGACGTATTGGGCCTGCGGGATGCCCCGATCACCATCCGGATGACCGGCTGCCCCAACGGCTGCGCGCGGCCCTACACGGCGGACCTCGCCTTCGTCGGCCGCTCGCTGGGCCTTTACAACGTCTACGTGGGCGGCGGCCTGGCCGGCGACCGCCTGGTCGACCTCTACCGGGCGGATGTGCCCCAGGAGGCGCTGCTCGCTGCCGTCCGGCCGCTGCTGGTGCGCTGGGCCGCGGAGCGGGCCCAGGGGGAAGGCCTGGGCGACTTCTACCAGCGGTTGATGGGCCTCCGTGCCCGGCGCACCACCCTGACCGGCCGGGAGCTGCCGACCATCGACCGGATCCCGGTCGAGGTGGCGCGATGAGCGGACGCGCCCTGGTCCTGGCAGCCCACGGGTCGCGGCGGGATCCGGCCGCCAACGCACTGGTGCGCCGGATGGCGGAGGCGCTCCGCGGGCGCCGGCTGTTCGACGAGGTCGCGGTGGCGTTTCACCAGGGTGAACCGGGATTCGATACTGTGCTCGACGAGCTGACGGCCGACGAGGTCACCGTGGTGCCGTTCCTCACCAGCGCGGGGCACTATAGCGATGTCGTCCTGCCGGAGGGGCTTGCGCGTAACCGGCGATACACCGAGATCCGGCTGAGCCGCACCCCGCCGGTCGGGAGCCATCGGGGTATCGCCCCGCTGGTGGCCCGCCGGGTCACTGAGCTCCTTCGGGAGCAGCAGGCCGACCGCTCCCAGGTCTCGCTGGTGCTGGTGGGCCACGGCACCCGGCGGCACCCCGAGAGCACCACATCCACTCACGCTCTGGCGGAGACCCTCCGGAGGCGGCGGGTTGCCGGCGAGGTGCTGGCGGCGTTTCTGGACGATGATCCACCGGTGGACGAGGTGTTGCACCGGACCCGGATGCCCAATGTGATCGCGCTGCCGTTCCTGATCGGCGGCGGAATCCACGCGCTGGAGGACCTCCCGCACCGGCTCGGTCTGCCCGACGGTGGGGTGCCCCGGCGCGGCCGGGTCGGCTCCCGCCTCGTCCTGGTCGACGCGGCCATCGGCGAGAATCCCGGACTGGAGGAGATCGTCGTCGACCTCGCCCGCCGGCACGCTCCGCCGCCGCCGCCACGATCTCGCGGGCGTCCCGGCCGCCCGGCGCACCGCGTCTCCGGGGAGGTGCACCTGGTGGGCGGTGGTCCGGGAGATCCCGGCCTGATTACCTCGCGCGGTCTCGAGCTGCTGCGGCGGGCTGACGTGGTGGTACACGACCGGCTGGTGGCGCCCGAGCTGCTGAACGAAACCCGGGCCGGCGTCGAGCTGATCGACGTGGGCAAGGGCGCCGGCCTCGCGCCCTACTCGCAGCAGGAGATCAACACGCTCCTGGTGGCCCACGCCCGGCTCGGCCGGACCGTGGTGCGGCTCAAGGGCGGCGACCCGTTCGTCTTCGGGCGAGGGAGCGAGGAGGCCTCGGCCTGTCGGCAGGCCGGCGTGAAGGTCTACGTCGTTCC
This window encodes:
- a CDS encoding phosphoadenylyl-sulfate reductase, with protein sequence MSVETLETPMVGEDAPPEQIVAWMLDHFADRNLVLTTSFGMEGCALIDMVARHGGTIPVIYLDTKFLFPETYRLRDIMVARYSQLRFENRGSSLSPDQQAAQYGPELWRRNADACCRLRKVEPMRQALAGVDVWVTGLMRSQSASRAAIRVVEWDWQYQLIKVNPLAGWDRQRVWDYIRQHDVPYNELHERGYPSIGCTHCTIAVLGASPTHYSRAGRWSGTSKTECGLHTNGLELVRKEA
- a CDS encoding NADPH-dependent assimilatory sulfite reductase hemoprotein subunit, which gives rise to MTPRVTAESKVEVAKREGRHLRGTIGETLASEAARFGEDDVSLLKFHGTYQQDDRDLRRARETAGEGKAYSFMVRVAIPAGAVTAEQYLGLEEIADQHGNYTLRVTTRQGFQFHGVLKGDLKATIAGVNQKLLTTIAACGDVERNVMGCSAPLGDADHAAVREVASAIARELRPATRAYHEIWLDGEKQISTEEEEPFYGDRYLPRKFKTAVGLSNDNCVDIWSQDVGLLAIVSDGRLQGFNLLVGGGLGMTHNKGDTAARLAEPLGFVPILNGVEAVRIVAAIFRDHGNRADRRHARLKYLLAEWGIQRFREEFQRRASFRLGPAVALPPLPFHDHLGRHRQNDGRLFYGVFIQSGRIVDTPGHALKTALHEIVTRLRPGVRLTGQQNLLLTDLDADGIETVARILQAHGVALPTALSAARRFSMACPALPTCGLAVAESERAIPGILDEFEAELDVLGLRDAPITIRMTGCPNGCARPYTADLAFVGRSLGLYNVYVGGGLAGDRLVDLYRADVPQEALLAAVRPLLVRWAAERAQGEGLGDFYQRLMGLRARRTTLTGRELPTIDRIPVEVAR
- the cobA gene encoding uroporphyrinogen-III C-methyltransferase: MSGRALVLAAHGSRRDPAANALVRRMAEALRGRRLFDEVAVAFHQGEPGFDTVLDELTADEVTVVPFLTSAGHYSDVVLPEGLARNRRYTEIRLSRTPPVGSHRGIAPLVARRVTELLREQQADRSQVSLVLVGHGTRRHPESTTSTHALAETLRRRRVAGEVLAAFLDDDPPVDEVLHRTRMPNVIALPFLIGGGIHALEDLPHRLGLPDGGVPRRGRVGSRLVLVDAAIGENPGLEEIVVDLARRHAPPPPPRSRGRPGRPAHRVSGEVHLVGGGPGDPGLITSRGLELLRRADVVVHDRLVAPELLNETRAGVELIDVGKGAGLAPYSQQEINTLLVAHARLGRTVVRLKGGDPFVFGRGSEEASACRQAGVKVYVVPGVSSAIAGPAAAGIPVTARGLARSFAVVTGHQAGPDDETFDLRGLAAVDTLVVLMGRASLARLTAQLMEAGRDPDTPAACIQSATTPEQRVTRATLATIADAADREGLEAPLVTVIGAVAALDDAPAWAAESTGGARTRLGAG